A region from the Rhodothermus profundi genome encodes:
- a CDS encoding EF-Tu C-terminal domain-related protein, whose translation IYPVAMEEGLRFAIREGGRTVGAGVVTKILD comes from the coding sequence GATTTATCCGGTGGCGATGGAGGAGGGGTTGCGTTTTGCGATTCGCGAGGGGGGGCGGACGGTCGGTGCCGGCGTCGTCACGAAAATCCTCGACTAA
- the secE gene encoding preprotein translocase subunit SecE — protein sequence MFAKIRAYLQEVFREMQKVSWPSRQELINNTILTLVASAVLALFIFLADRVIATVLEFIYSV from the coding sequence ATGTTTGCAAAAATTCGCGCATACCTGCAGGAAGTTTTCCGGGAGATGCAAAAGGTGAGCTGGCCCTCGCGTCAGGAACTCATCAATAATACGATACTGACGCTGGTCGCTTCTGCAGTGCTGGCGCTGTTTATCTTCCTGGCCGATCGGGTGATCGCAACGGTGCTGGAATTTATCTATTCAGTGTAA
- the nusG gene encoding transcription termination/antitermination protein NusG codes for MAEEKKQEGVRKWYVLRTFSGHEKKVKQYLEREIERLGLQDRVGEILIPTETVFELRGGKKRTRERTFFPGYILIEAVLDRELQHLISNMPSVVGFLGTGDQPTPLRPEEVRRILGKVDEARELGEQPEIPFKPGDVVRIIEGPFNNFTGVVEEVYPDKLKLKVMVSIFGRKTPLEVDYLQVERES; via the coding sequence ATGGCCGAAGAAAAAAAACAGGAAGGGGTGCGTAAGTGGTATGTGCTGCGCACCTTTTCAGGACATGAAAAAAAAGTCAAGCAATATCTAGAACGTGAAATTGAACGGCTGGGCCTGCAAGACCGCGTCGGAGAGATTTTAATTCCGACCGAAACCGTTTTTGAACTGCGCGGCGGCAAGAAGCGAACCCGTGAGCGCACCTTTTTTCCGGGCTACATTTTGATTGAAGCGGTGCTCGACCGGGAGCTTCAGCACTTGATTTCGAATATGCCGTCGGTGGTGGGGTTTCTAGGAACCGGTGACCAGCCCACGCCGCTGCGCCCGGAAGAAGTTCGGCGCATTCTCGGAAAGGTAGACGAGGCGCGGGAGCTGGGCGAGCAGCCCGAGATTCCCTTCAAGCCCGGTGATGTGGTGCGCATCATTGAGGGACCATTTAATAACTTTACAGGCGTCGTAGAGGAGGTCTATCCCGACAAGCTCAAGCTCAAGGTGATGGTCTCCATCTTCGGGCGGAAGACGCCCCTGGAGGTTGATTACCTGCAGGTAGAGCGGGAGTCATAG
- the rplK gene encoding 50S ribosomal protein L11, with the protein MAKKVEKVIKLQIKGGQATPAPPIGPALGQAGVNIMEFCKQFNAATQDRMGVVLPVVITVYSDKSFTFVVKSPPAAELLKKAAGIEKGASDPLRQKVGKVTWQDCLEIAKQKMADLNAYDLEKAASMIAGTARSMGIVVEGKPEHL; encoded by the coding sequence ATGGCAAAGAAGGTCGAAAAGGTCATCAAGCTGCAGATCAAGGGCGGACAGGCAACGCCAGCTCCGCCAATTGGTCCGGCGCTCGGTCAGGCGGGCGTCAATATCATGGAGTTCTGCAAGCAGTTCAATGCGGCCACGCAGGATCGTATGGGCGTGGTCCTGCCGGTCGTCATTACCGTTTACTCGGACAAATCCTTTACGTTTGTTGTTAAAAGTCCGCCGGCAGCCGAGCTGCTCAAAAAAGCGGCAGGCATTGAGAAGGGGGCCAGTGATCCGCTGCGGCAGAAAGTAGGGAAGGTAACGTGGCAGGATTGCCTGGAGATAGCCAAGCAGAAAATGGCCGACCTGAACGCGTACGATCTGGAAAAGGCAGCCTCCATGATTGCCGGAACCGCGCGTTCCATGGGAATTGTGGTGGAAGGAAAGCCCGAGCATCTCTAA
- the rplA gene encoding 50S ribosomal protein L1 has translation MPRKRGKRYRKALEIIQQAGNGPFSLEEAVDLVKKTALARFDESVDIDVRLGVDPRHADQMVRGTVALPHGTGKKVRVLVLADEGRWKEALEAGADYAGLDEYIEKIQGGWLEFDVVIATPQVMSKVGRLGRILGPRGLMPNPKSGTVTQNVAEAVREVKAGRIDFRVDKAGNLHTSIGKASFSSDQIRENAEAFLREVLRLRPPSVKGAYVRSITLSTTMGPPVPVSLSVLSTLR, from the coding sequence ATGCCCAGAAAACGAGGAAAACGGTATCGGAAAGCGCTTGAGATTATTCAGCAGGCCGGCAACGGTCCCTTTTCGTTAGAGGAGGCGGTTGATCTGGTCAAAAAGACCGCGCTGGCCAGGTTCGACGAGTCGGTCGATATTGACGTGCGGCTGGGGGTGGACCCGCGACATGCCGACCAGATGGTGCGGGGAACAGTAGCCCTGCCGCATGGCACCGGAAAGAAAGTGCGCGTATTGGTGCTGGCCGACGAAGGGCGATGGAAGGAAGCGTTGGAGGCAGGCGCTGACTATGCCGGCCTGGATGAGTACATTGAAAAGATTCAGGGCGGCTGGCTGGAGTTTGACGTGGTGATTGCCACGCCCCAGGTAATGAGTAAAGTGGGCCGGCTGGGGCGCATTCTGGGGCCACGGGGACTTATGCCCAACCCCAAGAGCGGGACGGTGACGCAGAACGTGGCCGAGGCCGTTCGAGAGGTAAAGGCTGGCCGCATTGATTTCCGCGTGGACAAGGCCGGTAATCTGCACACCTCCATAGGGAAAGCTTCGTTTAGCAGCGATCAAATTCGGGAGAATGCCGAAGCCTTCCTGCGCGAGGTGCTGCGGTTGCGCCCGCCTTCCGTAAAAGGTGCCTACGTGCGCTCCATTACCCTTTCGACGACCATGGGGCCACCGGTGCCGGTAAGCCTGAGCGTGCTGAGCACGCTCCGATGA
- the rplJ gene encoding 50S ribosomal protein L10, which yields MPLTRAQKAAILEEIRAKLESAPVIYLTDYMGLNVAQITDLRRRFREAGVEFKVVKNTLLRIALEQRGGYEALLPVLNGPTAVALSEEPAAPARVIKKFIEEQGVELPRLKAAYIDGAVYGADALDTLAALKSKDELIADIMGLLLAPAQNVLGALQGPGQTLAACVQAVAEKEAA from the coding sequence ATGCCGTTGACAAGAGCCCAGAAAGCGGCCATTCTCGAAGAGATCCGCGCGAAACTGGAGTCGGCGCCGGTTATCTACCTGACCGATTACATGGGGTTAAATGTGGCCCAGATTACGGACCTGCGGCGTCGCTTCCGGGAGGCCGGTGTAGAATTCAAGGTGGTTAAGAATACGTTGCTCCGGATTGCCCTGGAGCAGCGAGGCGGCTACGAAGCGTTGCTGCCTGTGCTGAACGGGCCTACGGCCGTAGCCCTTAGTGAGGAGCCGGCCGCACCGGCGCGCGTCATTAAGAAGTTCATTGAAGAGCAAGGCGTCGAGCTCCCTCGGCTGAAAGCGGCTTACATTGACGGTGCAGTCTATGGAGCGGACGCGCTTGACACGCTGGCCGCACTTAAGTCGAAGGATGAGCTGATTGCAGACATTATGGGTCTTCTGCTGGCGCCGGCTCAGAACGTACTCGGCGCGCTGCAAGGGCCGGGGCAGACGCTGGCCGCCTGCGTGCAGGCCGTCGCCGAAAAAGAAGCGGCATAA
- the rplL gene encoding 50S ribosomal protein L7/L12, whose amino-acid sequence MADLKALAEQLVNLTIKEANELAKILEEEYGIKPAAAAVAVAAGPAGGDGAAQAEEKTEFDVILKAVGGNKIAVIKEVRAITGLGLKEAKELVDSAPKAVKEGVSKEEAEQIKAKLEEAGAEVEIK is encoded by the coding sequence ATGGCAGACCTGAAAGCACTCGCCGAACAACTGGTAAACCTGACGATCAAGGAGGCGAACGAGCTCGCCAAGATCCTGGAGGAAGAGTATGGCATCAAGCCGGCGGCTGCTGCGGTAGCCGTGGCGGCAGGTCCGGCCGGTGGTGATGGCGCTGCGCAAGCTGAGGAAAAGACGGAATTTGATGTCATCCTCAAAGCGGTCGGCGGCAACAAGATTGCCGTGATCAAGGAAGTGCGCGCCATCACGGGCCTTGGTCTCAAGGAGGCCAAAGAACTGGTCGACAGCGCCCCCAAAGCCGTCAAAGAGGGCGTCAGCAAAGAGGAGGCCGAACAGATCAAGGCCAAACTGGAAGAGGCTGGCGCCGAAGTGGAAATCAAGTAA
- the rpoB gene encoding DNA-directed RNA polymerase subunit beta, whose product MSEFNGQPGTTQRISFARTKTVLDYPDLLEIQLKSFKEFVQDDVPPEEREDKGLQAVFKEHFPITDSRERYILEFLYYTLDTPKHTVEECLAQGLTYSVPLKAKLRLSILEDEDEEEAGEAIEQEVYLGNLPYMTERGTFIINGAERVIVSQLHRSPGVFFSQSVHPNGTELYAARVIPLRGSWLEFSTDVANVMWAYIDRRKKIPVTTLLRALGYSSDEDIIQLFELGEEADISTKKKFKKYLGRKLASSITLERIIEIVDEDTGEIIEEKREREVLLPAEHELQEEDYDRLKEAGITRLYLLKEEENEEEALDKSSLLNTLRKDPTHSEAEALEYLYFQLRGTEAPDLETARALLDRLFFNEKRYDLGAVGRYRLNKRLRLNMPMDVLTLTKEDIVAIVRELVLLQNGRSTVDDIDHLGNRRVRTVAEQLAAQFSVGLARMARTIKERMNLRDAESFTPQDLVNARTIASVINTFFGTNQLSQFMDQTNPLAELTHKRRVSALGPGGLTRERAGFEVRDVHYTHYGRLCPIETPEGPNIGLICSLTVHARVNEFGFIETPYRVVRDGKVTNEIVYLTAEEEDNAVIAQANAPIDEEGNFLNEYVKCRYRGDFPLMRPEQIQYMDVAPNQIVSPSASLIPFLEHDDANRALMGSNMQRQAVPLLQPEAPIVGTGMEARIARDSRALLMAEGPGVVEYVDADRIVIRYDQDPEDAEVSFEEPVKEYRLVKFRRTNQDTCINMRPIVKVGQRVEKGTVLCDGFATEKGELALGKNILVAFMPWRGYNFEDAIVISERLVAEDVFTSVHIEEFECQVRDTKRGQEELTREIPNVSEEATKDLDERGIIRVGAEVKAGDILVGKVTPKGETEPTPEEKLLRAIFGDKAGDVKDASLKAPPGMKGVVIDTKLFSRRKLDPASKKREQQRLAQIDEQLQRDLAELDRRFWEKFFKLVEGQVSAGVETREGDIVLPEGMPFTREAFAKISPLKLNPMLPFTQDEAVNRKVQKLLRNYEQMHRRITGEAKRLKHQIQMGDELPPGVVQLAKVYIARKRKIQVGDKMAGRHGNKGVVAKIVPVEDMPFLEDGTPVDIVLNPLGVPSRMNLGQIYETLLGWAGKVLGRKFASPVFDGASLDEIKALLREAGLPEDGRVQLYDGRTGEPLDEKTTVGYIYMMKLNHLVEDKIHARSIGPYSLITQQPLGGKAQFGGQRLGEMEVWALYAYGAAHTLQEMLTYKSDDVQGRSKAYEALVKGENLPEPGVPESFNVLVRELQGLGLEVRLD is encoded by the coding sequence ATGTCTGAGTTCAACGGCCAGCCGGGCACGACGCAGCGGATTTCGTTTGCCCGCACGAAGACGGTCCTGGACTATCCCGACCTTCTCGAAATTCAGCTAAAGTCCTTCAAGGAATTTGTGCAGGATGATGTGCCGCCTGAAGAGCGGGAGGATAAAGGGCTCCAGGCGGTCTTCAAGGAACACTTTCCCATTACCGATAGCCGGGAGCGGTATATCCTGGAGTTTCTCTACTACACGCTGGACACGCCGAAGCATACCGTGGAGGAGTGTCTGGCCCAGGGGCTGACCTATTCGGTGCCGCTGAAGGCAAAGCTCCGGCTATCGATTCTGGAAGACGAAGATGAGGAAGAGGCCGGCGAGGCAATTGAACAGGAAGTATACCTGGGGAATTTGCCGTACATGACCGAACGCGGCACCTTCATTATCAATGGAGCCGAGCGCGTCATTGTCTCGCAGCTCCATCGAAGCCCCGGGGTCTTCTTCAGCCAGAGCGTTCACCCCAACGGCACCGAACTCTACGCGGCGCGCGTGATCCCGCTGCGCGGGTCGTGGCTCGAATTTTCCACGGATGTGGCCAACGTTATGTGGGCCTACATCGACCGGCGTAAGAAGATTCCGGTCACAACCCTGCTACGCGCGCTGGGCTATTCCTCGGATGAGGACATTATTCAGTTGTTTGAGCTGGGGGAAGAGGCGGATATTTCGACCAAGAAGAAGTTCAAGAAGTACCTGGGGCGTAAGCTGGCCTCTTCGATTACGCTGGAGCGCATCATTGAAATCGTTGATGAAGATACCGGCGAAATTATAGAGGAAAAGCGGGAGCGAGAAGTGCTCCTGCCGGCCGAGCATGAACTGCAGGAGGAGGACTACGACCGTCTCAAAGAGGCCGGTATTACCCGACTCTATCTGCTGAAGGAGGAAGAGAACGAAGAAGAGGCACTTGATAAAAGTTCGCTGCTCAACACCCTGCGCAAAGATCCGACGCATTCGGAGGCAGAGGCACTGGAATATCTGTATTTCCAACTGCGGGGTACGGAGGCGCCTGACCTCGAAACAGCCCGTGCGCTGCTGGACCGTCTCTTCTTTAATGAAAAGCGCTACGATCTGGGCGCAGTTGGGCGCTATCGCCTCAACAAACGGCTGCGCCTGAATATGCCCATGGATGTCCTCACGCTGACCAAGGAGGACATCGTAGCTATTGTGCGGGAACTCGTGCTGCTGCAGAACGGCCGCAGCACGGTGGACGATATTGACCACCTGGGCAATCGGCGGGTGCGCACCGTAGCCGAACAACTGGCAGCGCAGTTCTCGGTCGGGTTAGCCCGCATGGCCCGCACGATCAAAGAGCGCATGAACCTGCGGGATGCCGAAAGCTTTACGCCGCAGGATCTGGTCAATGCACGCACAATTGCCAGCGTCATCAATACGTTCTTCGGGACCAATCAGCTCAGCCAGTTTATGGATCAGACCAACCCGCTGGCTGAGCTGACGCACAAGCGGCGCGTGTCGGCGCTCGGGCCGGGAGGGCTGACGCGCGAGCGGGCTGGCTTTGAGGTGCGTGACGTGCACTACACGCACTACGGCCGTCTCTGCCCCATTGAAACGCCCGAAGGCCCCAACATCGGGCTGATCTGCTCGCTGACGGTGCACGCCCGGGTGAACGAATTCGGCTTTATCGAAACGCCCTACCGGGTTGTGCGCGATGGCAAGGTAACCAATGAAATTGTCTACCTCACAGCCGAGGAGGAGGACAACGCCGTCATCGCGCAGGCAAACGCTCCGATTGACGAGGAAGGCAACTTCCTCAATGAATACGTCAAGTGCCGCTATCGCGGCGACTTCCCGCTGATGCGGCCGGAGCAAATTCAGTACATGGACGTCGCGCCTAACCAGATCGTCTCTCCCTCGGCCAGCCTGATTCCCTTCCTCGAACACGACGACGCCAACCGTGCCCTCATGGGCTCGAACATGCAGCGGCAGGCGGTGCCCCTGCTGCAACCCGAAGCGCCTATCGTGGGCACGGGCATGGAAGCACGCATCGCGCGCGACTCGCGCGCCTTGCTCATGGCTGAAGGACCAGGCGTGGTCGAGTACGTCGATGCCGACCGCATCGTCATTCGCTACGACCAGGACCCTGAAGATGCCGAGGTCAGCTTTGAAGAGCCCGTCAAGGAGTACCGACTGGTCAAGTTCCGTCGCACCAACCAGGACACCTGCATCAACATGCGACCGATTGTCAAGGTCGGTCAGCGGGTGGAAAAGGGGACGGTGCTCTGCGACGGATTTGCCACGGAGAAAGGGGAGCTGGCGCTCGGCAAAAACATCCTGGTGGCCTTCATGCCCTGGCGCGGCTATAACTTCGAGGACGCCATCGTGATTTCAGAGCGTCTGGTGGCCGAGGACGTCTTTACCTCGGTCCATATCGAAGAGTTTGAGTGCCAGGTGCGGGATACCAAGCGCGGCCAGGAAGAGCTGACGCGGGAAATCCCCAACGTCTCCGAAGAGGCCACCAAGGACCTGGATGAGCGGGGTATCATTCGCGTAGGAGCCGAAGTAAAAGCTGGCGACATCCTGGTCGGTAAGGTTACGCCCAAGGGAGAGACGGAGCCTACGCCTGAAGAAAAGCTGCTCCGGGCCATTTTTGGCGATAAGGCCGGTGATGTAAAGGATGCGTCGCTGAAAGCGCCGCCCGGCATGAAGGGCGTCGTGATCGACACGAAACTCTTCAGCCGCCGCAAGCTGGATCCGGCCTCGAAAAAACGGGAGCAGCAGCGTCTGGCTCAGATTGACGAACAACTGCAGCGGGACCTGGCCGAACTCGACCGCCGCTTCTGGGAGAAGTTCTTTAAGCTGGTAGAGGGACAGGTATCGGCCGGGGTGGAGACGCGCGAAGGGGATATTGTGTTGCCGGAAGGCATGCCCTTCACTCGGGAAGCCTTCGCGAAGATATCGCCGCTGAAGCTGAACCCGATGTTGCCCTTTACGCAGGATGAGGCCGTCAACCGCAAGGTGCAGAAGCTGCTGCGCAACTATGAGCAGATGCACCGGCGGATTACGGGGGAAGCCAAGCGGTTGAAACACCAGATTCAGATGGGGGATGAGCTGCCGCCCGGCGTCGTGCAGCTTGCCAAGGTCTACATCGCCCGCAAACGGAAAATTCAGGTGGGCGATAAGATGGCCGGTCGGCACGGCAACAAGGGCGTGGTGGCGAAGATTGTCCCGGTTGAGGACATGCCGTTCCTGGAGGACGGAACGCCGGTGGATATCGTGCTCAACCCGCTGGGCGTACCCTCCCGCATGAACCTCGGACAGATCTACGAAACGCTGCTGGGATGGGCCGGCAAGGTGCTGGGGCGGAAGTTTGCCTCCCCGGTTTTCGACGGCGCTTCGCTCGACGAGATCAAAGCGCTGCTGCGTGAAGCAGGCCTGCCCGAAGATGGCCGCGTGCAACTCTACGATGGCCGCACGGGCGAGCCGCTTGATGAAAAGACGACAGTGGGGTACATCTACATGATGAAGCTCAATCACCTGGTTGAGGATAAAATTCACGCTCGGTCGATTGGACCGTACAGCCTCATCACGCAGCAGCCCCTGGGTGGCAAAGCCCAGTTCGGTGGGCAACGTCTGGGTGAAATGGAGGTGTGGGCGCTTTATGCGTACGGCGCCGCCCATACGCTCCAGGAAATGCTCACCTATAAGTCGGACGACGTGCAAGGGCGCTCGAAAGCCTACGAGGCCCTGGTCAAGGGTGAAAACCTGCCCGAACCCGGCGTTCCCGAAAGCTTCAACGTGCTGGTGCGTGAGCTGCAAGGCCTCGGCCTGGAAGTGCGGCTCGACTGA